A DNA window from Fodinibius sp. Rm-B-1B1-1 contains the following coding sequences:
- a CDS encoding histone H1: MSRLDEIKGIITGIEDDMVKFYEKGNKAAGTRARKGLQGLKKLAQEVRLEIQDIKNKG; this comes from the coding sequence ATGAGCCGATTAGACGAAATAAAAGGCATCATCACGGGTATCGAGGATGATATGGTAAAATTTTATGAAAAAGGGAATAAAGCCGCAGGTACTCGTGCCCGCAAAGGGTTGCAGGGACTGAAGAAACTGGCTCAAGAAGTTCGCCTTGAAATTCAGGATATTAAAAATAAGGGCTAA
- a CDS encoding MFS transporter: MPQQKKDQPKSLFSWALFDWANSAFFTVIQTFVFATYFMQSVVQDETLGSTLWGNTIGAAGLVIALSAPFVGAIADQMGRRKPWIAWFSLLCIIATAGLWYVEPSQNFIWLALVLVFLGTVGSEFAIIFYNAMLPDLASKERMGRWSGWAWGLGYAGGLACLVVALFVFVDVENPPFGLEKDMAEHVRATFVMVAVWYGLFALPLFTFSSDRKRTSVGLTQAAKSGWKQLKTSIANVRQYKYIVRFLVARMIFIDALATVFAFGGIYAAGTFEFSEREVLMFGIGLNVTAGLGAVLFAWLDDKLGSRTTMLVSLIGLIVSTTGVLLVTNLAWFWGLGLTLGIFVGPVQAASRTYMARVSPPDLENQMFGLMALSGKVTSFAGPLLVGWLTYIADSQRIGMSVIVVLFIIGFTILYFVPDAEEARPAK, from the coding sequence TTATGCAATCCGTTGTTCAAGATGAGACCTTAGGTAGTACGTTATGGGGCAATACTATTGGTGCAGCGGGATTAGTGATCGCATTGTCGGCTCCTTTTGTGGGAGCTATTGCTGACCAAATGGGGCGACGAAAACCGTGGATAGCATGGTTTTCGTTGCTGTGTATTATTGCTACAGCTGGATTATGGTATGTAGAACCTTCTCAAAATTTTATTTGGCTGGCATTAGTTCTGGTATTTTTAGGTACAGTAGGATCTGAATTTGCGATCATTTTTTATAATGCTATGCTGCCCGACTTGGCTTCGAAAGAGCGAATGGGTCGGTGGTCGGGGTGGGCCTGGGGCCTTGGTTACGCTGGCGGCCTTGCCTGTTTGGTGGTAGCTCTTTTTGTGTTTGTTGATGTGGAAAATCCGCCCTTTGGATTGGAAAAGGACATGGCCGAGCATGTACGAGCTACTTTCGTAATGGTTGCGGTATGGTATGGGCTCTTTGCACTTCCGTTGTTTACTTTTTCAAGTGATCGTAAAAGAACAAGTGTTGGATTAACCCAAGCAGCTAAATCAGGGTGGAAGCAACTGAAAACATCCATAGCAAACGTCCGGCAGTACAAATACATCGTCCGGTTTTTAGTTGCACGAATGATTTTTATCGATGCGCTTGCAACGGTGTTTGCCTTTGGTGGTATTTATGCAGCTGGCACATTCGAATTTAGTGAGCGTGAGGTCTTGATGTTTGGTATCGGGTTAAACGTAACAGCGGGATTAGGTGCTGTTCTTTTTGCATGGTTGGATGACAAGTTAGGAAGCCGAACCACCATGTTGGTTTCTTTGATTGGTTTGATTGTTAGTACTACAGGAGTATTACTGGTTACCAATCTTGCCTGGTTTTGGGGGTTAGGGTTAACCCTGGGCATATTTGTAGGCCCGGTACAAGCCGCCAGCAGAACATATATGGCTCGTGTTTCTCCGCCAGATCTTGAAAACCAAATGTTTGGGTTGATGGCGTTGTCGGGTAAAGTGACATCTTTTGCCGGACCATTATTGGTAGGATGGCTTACTTATATTGCCGACAGTCAGCGCATTGGGATGAGCGTAATCGTAGTATTATTTATCATCGGTTTTACGATTCTATACTTTGTGCCGGATGCTGAAGAGGCCCGTCCTGCTAAATAA
- a CDS encoding PH domain-containing protein, translated as MRTTPSNKLSKKAIRAWRVSMSIFIFILVLALFFLWGYSLMSPESEFVSTWTLIAISVFLVIITGLIVFFVPEIRWRRWSYEVDKHEIDLQSGIFIVTRTLIPIKRVQHVDTRQGPILRSYDLADVTISTAATTHRIPALGEEVADQVRDQISTFARLAEEDV; from the coding sequence ATGCGTACAACACCATCGAATAAATTATCGAAAAAAGCTATCAGGGCATGGCGGGTATCGATGTCAATATTCATCTTTATCCTGGTGTTAGCCCTGTTTTTTCTCTGGGGATATTCACTCATGTCGCCAGAGTCAGAATTTGTCTCTACCTGGACACTTATTGCCATTTCCGTATTTTTGGTGATTATCACTGGTCTTATCGTCTTTTTTGTACCTGAAATTCGATGGCGGCGCTGGTCGTACGAAGTGGATAAGCACGAGATTGATCTACAAAGTGGAATATTTATTGTTACCCGAACGTTGATCCCAATAAAACGCGTACAGCATGTTGATACCCGCCAAGGCCCCATATTACGTTCGTATGACTTGGCAGATGTAACCATTTCCACTGCTGCAACAACGCATCGGATTCCCGCACTTGGTGAAGAAGTTGCCGATCAGGTGCGCGACCAAATTTCAACATTTGCCCGACTTGCCGAAGAAGATGTTTGA